Proteins from a single region of Polynucleobacter sp. KF022:
- a CDS encoding undecaprenyl-phosphate glucose phosphotransferase: MNRSIRLSAPWVPYLVRLADASMILLAGFVALKIRLVLNVAIDFPVDLSGYYAMGTIAAILFAALPANVYRSWRAAELPAMLSGIAGRWLAIVSLILLWLFVVKAANDFSRIWFVAWAFTAMVFLWIERCVIYLFLRFLRHRGFNLRHIALVGDGPAAKKLEGQLEVSGWSGYTIALYIKNIDGHTLRQLETAQVDEVWLALPLSDELVIRKVLDTLRHSAATIRFVPDLFALRLINHGVTDVLGIPMFDLSASPMTGVNQLLKWCEDKIISILILLFISPLMLFLAIGVKLSSPGPIFYRQERIGLNNKPFNMLKFRSMPVDVEVDGVQWGGSAAKTTTAFGQFIRRTSLDELPQFLNVLIGDMSIVGPRPERPIFVEQFKEEIPDYMKKHLVKAGITGWAQIHGWRGDTDLKTRIEYDIYYIENWSLWLDIRIIVMTIFKGFINKHAY, translated from the coding sequence ATGAACCGATCAATTAGGCTTTCAGCCCCTTGGGTGCCATATCTTGTAAGGCTGGCGGATGCCTCCATGATTCTATTGGCGGGCTTTGTTGCATTAAAGATTCGCCTAGTTCTTAATGTGGCCATTGATTTTCCTGTAGATTTATCTGGCTACTATGCCATGGGAACTATTGCCGCAATTTTATTTGCCGCATTACCAGCCAATGTATATCGTTCTTGGCGAGCTGCCGAGTTGCCAGCCATGCTATCCGGTATAGCTGGCCGGTGGCTTGCTATTGTTAGCCTGATTCTCTTGTGGCTATTTGTTGTGAAGGCTGCTAATGATTTCTCACGTATTTGGTTCGTAGCTTGGGCATTTACTGCTATGGTTTTTTTGTGGATTGAACGCTGCGTAATATATTTATTCTTGCGTTTTTTGCGTCATCGCGGTTTCAATTTACGCCATATTGCATTAGTGGGTGACGGTCCTGCTGCTAAGAAATTAGAGGGGCAGCTGGAAGTTTCTGGATGGAGCGGTTACACCATTGCACTTTATATTAAAAATATAGATGGCCATACCCTAAGGCAATTAGAAACGGCTCAAGTGGATGAAGTTTGGCTGGCATTACCACTTAGTGACGAGCTTGTAATTCGCAAGGTATTGGATACCCTGAGGCATAGCGCTGCAACTATTCGTTTTGTCCCGGATTTATTTGCTCTTCGTTTAATTAATCATGGCGTAACTGATGTTCTTGGTATTCCGATGTTTGATTTATCCGCCTCTCCAATGACTGGGGTTAATCAGCTATTAAAATGGTGTGAGGATAAAATTATCTCTATCTTGATTTTGTTATTCATTAGTCCGCTCATGCTGTTCTTGGCGATTGGGGTGAAACTTTCTTCACCAGGCCCTATTTTCTATCGCCAAGAGCGAATTGGCTTAAACAATAAACCTTTTAATATGTTGAAGTTTCGGTCAATGCCTGTTGATGTAGAAGTTGATGGTGTTCAGTGGGGAGGATCTGCGGCAAAGACAACTACTGCTTTTGGCCAATTTATACGACGAACTAGTTTGGATGAATTGCCTCAATTTTTAAATGTTCTTATTGGGGATATGTCTATCGTAGGGCCTCGCCCAGAGCGACCAATCTTCGTTGAGCAATTTAAGGAAGAGATTCCTGACTATATGAAAAAACATTTAGTTAAAGCGGGTATCACTGGATGGGCACAGATACATGGTTGGCGCGGCGATACGGACTTAAAGACGCGCATTGAATACGATATCTACTATATTGAGAATTGGTCCCTGTGGTTGGATATAAGGATTATTGTGATGACAATTTTTAAGGGTTTTATCAATAAGCATGCATATTGA
- a CDS encoding CbiX/SirB N-terminal domain-containing protein, producing MKAIILFGHGARDSRWREPFDRLADLWRVRQSGVPVELAFLEMMQPTIEDAVASLVSQGATQITVVPVFFGQGGHLRNDFPVLLDACKSKYPAIALSATPAVGEDLAVLQAIVDFGARAL from the coding sequence ATGAAGGCAATTATCTTATTTGGTCATGGTGCTCGAGACAGTCGTTGGCGTGAACCATTTGATCGCCTTGCAGATCTCTGGCGTGTTCGGCAATCTGGCGTGCCTGTGGAACTGGCTTTTTTGGAGATGATGCAGCCTACTATAGAGGATGCGGTAGCTTCTTTAGTTTCTCAAGGTGCTACGCAAATTACAGTGGTGCCTGTATTTTTTGGTCAGGGCGGCCATTTACGTAATGACTTTCCAGTATTGCTAGATGCTTGTAAGTCTAAATATCCAGCAATTGCTTTAAGCGCGACGCCTGCTGTCGGCGAGGATTTGGCTGTCTTGCAAGCTATTGTTGATTTCGGGGCGAGGGCTCTCTAA
- the cobA gene encoding uroporphyrinogen-III C-methyltransferase, producing the protein MTSNIPSFGKVYLVGAGPGAADLITVRGAKLLAQADIVFHDALVEPEMLQLCPQAILVPVGKRCGKLSSAQQFINKRLVDAAQKHQLIIRLKGGDPMLFGRADEEIQALKNMGIDVEVIPGITAALAGAASLQQSLTLRGVSRSVAFITLAQAAEGSNESLGQEKLQPMSNPSADTLVYYMGRKDAAKIAQQLIEQSTNQTVNTRVQILEAVSTPRERLWSSTLHELANGKADQWFDRNSPALIMIGEALRNAVQPEGSLESPRPEINNSLQDSQILADSRRRA; encoded by the coding sequence ATGACAAGCAATATCCCGTCCTTCGGTAAAGTCTATTTAGTAGGCGCTGGGCCTGGCGCTGCTGACTTAATTACTGTGCGTGGCGCTAAGTTGCTAGCGCAAGCGGATATTGTGTTTCATGATGCTTTGGTTGAACCAGAAATGCTGCAGCTCTGCCCTCAAGCAATCTTAGTGCCTGTTGGTAAACGTTGTGGCAAGCTCTCCTCTGCGCAGCAGTTTATTAATAAACGTCTAGTAGATGCTGCACAAAAGCACCAATTGATCATTCGCCTCAAAGGCGGAGATCCTATGCTCTTTGGTCGCGCTGATGAAGAAATACAGGCCCTCAAGAATATGGGTATCGATGTTGAAGTTATTCCAGGCATTACCGCAGCCTTGGCTGGTGCAGCAAGCCTACAGCAATCCCTGACCCTACGCGGAGTGAGTAGGAGCGTTGCTTTTATTACCCTGGCTCAAGCAGCTGAAGGTAGCAATGAATCGCTAGGCCAAGAAAAGTTGCAACCGATGAGCAATCCTAGCGCTGATACTCTGGTGTACTACATGGGTCGCAAAGATGCTGCAAAGATTGCTCAGCAGCTCATTGAACAAAGTACCAATCAAACGGTAAATACGCGTGTGCAAATACTAGAGGCGGTATCGACACCACGCGAGCGACTTTGGAGCAGTACGCTACATGAATTAGCTAACGGCAAAGCAGATCAATGGTTTGATCGCAACTCCCCAGCACTCATCATGATTGGTGAAGCACTCAGAAACGCAGTGCAGCCAGAAGGCAGCTTAGAGAGCCCTCGCCCCGAAATCAACAATAGCTTGCAAGACAGCCAAATCCTCGCCGACAGCAGGCGTCGCGCTTAA
- a CDS encoding glycosyltransferase, which translates to MIIRFKHLHEQYSGDRDLSGPQKFHNSVVPRIGGISIAFGIVAGTLIKASNIGPGYIGLTLIVCAIPAFAIGLTEDLTKKISVRHRLLLTAVSASCVIYLLRIEVVSLGDPLLNLLFTIPFFGIIFTVFAITGLANAYNIIDGFNGLSSMVGVITLLAITYVGYHVSDATIIFLAIVMAAAILGFFIWNYPNGLIFLGDGGAYLIGFWIACLSILLCFRNPTVSPWFALLINGYPIMETLFSIYRRRVHQKKSPGAPDGIHFHTLIYRRILHAKHFNSTFSANARTAPYLWLLAGLSVTPAVLWWQSTHILMGAYALFVISYVWIYSRIVKFKTPKWMRT; encoded by the coding sequence TTGATTATTCGCTTTAAGCATTTACATGAGCAATATTCTGGTGATCGGGATTTATCTGGGCCTCAAAAATTTCACAACTCTGTAGTCCCGAGGATTGGAGGTATTAGCATTGCCTTTGGTATTGTTGCTGGCACCCTTATAAAAGCCAGCAACATCGGACCGGGATATATTGGACTGACTCTAATAGTTTGCGCAATTCCAGCTTTTGCTATTGGCCTGACCGAAGACCTGACTAAGAAAATTAGCGTAAGGCATCGCCTACTTCTCACAGCCGTGTCTGCAAGCTGCGTAATTTATCTCCTCAGAATAGAAGTTGTTTCCTTGGGAGATCCTTTACTGAATTTATTGTTTACTATTCCATTTTTTGGAATCATCTTTACAGTTTTTGCTATTACTGGATTAGCAAATGCCTATAACATAATTGACGGTTTTAATGGCCTCTCAAGCATGGTGGGGGTTATTACTTTATTGGCCATTACCTATGTTGGTTACCACGTAAGTGACGCTACGATTATTTTTCTTGCCATAGTCATGGCAGCGGCAATTTTAGGGTTTTTTATCTGGAACTATCCTAATGGACTAATCTTTTTAGGTGATGGCGGCGCTTATCTTATTGGCTTTTGGATCGCATGCTTAAGTATCCTACTATGTTTCAGGAATCCAACTGTTTCTCCCTGGTTCGCCCTACTCATTAATGGTTATCCCATCATGGAAACCCTCTTCAGCATTTATCGAAGAAGGGTTCATCAAAAGAAAAGTCCGGGCGCCCCTGATGGAATTCATTTTCATACGCTAATCTACCGCAGAATCTTACATGCTAAGCACTTCAATAGCACATTCTCAGCAAATGCCAGAACGGCACCTTACCTGTGGCTTTTAGCAGGACTTTCTGTCACACCAGCCGTCTTGTGGTGGCAATCAACTCATATCCTCATGGGCGCTTACGCGCTATTTGTAATAAGTTATGTATGGATTTACTCTAGAATTGTGAAATTTAAGACCCCAAAATGGATGCGGACTTAA
- a CDS encoding NAD-dependent epimerase/dehydratase family protein, giving the protein MKINIIGGSGFIGTRLSNILIGKNLPFTIIDKVVGFSFPERTRKADIRSLEDLRRSIDRDAVLINLAAEHRDDVSPPSLYDAVNVQGARNLCEIATETAVKKIIFTSSVAVYGFAPLGTDEAGAILPFNDYGRTKWEAEEIYKRWQSEDPKNRTLVIIRPTVVFGERNRGNVFNLLRQIALGKFVMVGDGFNRKSMAYVENVAAFLEHSLVFKPGIHIYNYSDKPDFTMNSLITHVNNLLGRPSKIKFRLPFFLGLLVGSGFDLVAKFTGKKFPISAIRVKKFCSNSVYESSIKTTGFIPPVSLIEAIERTVNFEFIEGNKNDQVFYSE; this is encoded by the coding sequence ATGAAGATAAATATAATTGGTGGCAGTGGATTTATTGGTACAAGATTATCAAATATTCTTATTGGAAAAAATCTACCATTTACTATTATTGATAAAGTCGTAGGATTTTCATTCCCCGAGCGAACTCGTAAAGCGGATATACGATCATTAGAAGACTTAAGGAGGTCAATTGATCGTGATGCAGTATTGATAAATTTAGCAGCAGAGCATCGTGATGATGTAAGCCCTCCAAGCCTATATGATGCAGTAAATGTTCAGGGTGCACGAAATCTTTGTGAAATTGCCACTGAGACGGCGGTTAAAAAAATTATTTTTACTAGCTCAGTAGCTGTATATGGTTTTGCTCCATTGGGGACCGATGAAGCTGGTGCAATTCTTCCATTTAATGACTATGGTCGGACCAAGTGGGAGGCTGAAGAGATCTATAAGCGTTGGCAATCAGAGGATCCTAAAAATAGGACCCTAGTTATTATCCGTCCCACTGTTGTTTTTGGGGAAAGAAATCGCGGCAACGTATTTAATTTACTTAGGCAAATTGCTTTAGGTAAATTTGTTATGGTTGGCGATGGCTTCAACCGAAAGTCAATGGCCTACGTTGAAAACGTCGCAGCTTTCTTGGAGCATTCATTGGTTTTCAAGCCAGGTATACACATCTACAACTATAGCGATAAGCCAGATTTTACGATGAATTCTCTGATTACTCATGTTAATAATTTATTGGGCAGGCCCTCTAAGATTAAGTTTAGGCTACCATTCTTTCTTGGGCTTTTGGTTGGATCTGGCTTCGACCTAGTCGCAAAATTTACTGGAAAAAAATTTCCCATCAGTGCGATTAGAGTTAAGAAATTTTGTTCTAATTCAGTGTATGAATCAAGTATTAAAACAACCGGATTTATTCCTCCCGTTTCTTTAATTGAGGCGATTGAGAGGACTGTGAATTTTGAGTTTATTGAGGGCAATAAGAATGATCAGGTTTTTTATTCGGAATAG
- a CDS encoding DUF934 domain-containing protein, whose amino-acid sequence MSNTNTSSAHLIASHQEIVHFPKGGKPALAANEWLVWSGSQDEGGLPDLEHEAHKVLAPFTWWIERHHEADVIAKAKNGQIGVWFATDDDILKHAELIEAGKQYWPLVAAYFPIFRDGRSFSTAALLRDRLGWNKEIRMIGDVLIDQLLQGARVGFDSFALRHDQDLNVALQQFDLFSVTTQNSWRGKRSLLATN is encoded by the coding sequence ATGAGCAACACCAATACAAGCTCTGCTCATTTAATTGCATCCCATCAGGAAATCGTGCACTTTCCTAAAGGTGGCAAGCCAGCGCTTGCTGCTAATGAATGGCTTGTATGGAGTGGTAGCCAAGATGAAGGTGGCTTACCAGACCTGGAGCACGAGGCCCATAAGGTATTAGCTCCATTTACTTGGTGGATTGAACGCCACCATGAAGCCGATGTCATTGCTAAGGCAAAAAATGGTCAGATTGGTGTTTGGTTTGCGACTGATGATGACATTCTCAAGCATGCCGAACTTATAGAAGCCGGTAAACAATACTGGCCTCTCGTTGCGGCCTACTTTCCGATCTTTAGAGATGGTAGAAGCTTTAGCACTGCCGCCCTATTGCGCGATCGCTTGGGCTGGAATAAGGAAATTCGGATGATTGGTGATGTATTGATCGACCAACTCTTACAAGGTGCAAGAGTAGGTTTTGATAGTTTTGCACTACGTCATGATCAAGATCTTAATGTTGCACTTCAGCAATTTGATTTGTTTTCAGTGACGACGCAAAATAGTTGGCGCGGCAAACGAAGTTTGTTAGCAACTAATTAA
- a CDS encoding ionic transporter y4hA: MTLPLGELTSQTWFIAVMACVLIGGVLAAVHHAEVVAHKTGEPYGALILAISVTIIEVALIISMMLSGHDGSQFIARDAVFATVMIVINGVIGLCIFVGGLHHHELTFRNEGTNSSLAVLTALATFILVMPIVTISTPGPDFTKSQLAFAGIASFALYAAFLFFQTVSHRDYYLPQAEDKKTDINFHALKPSNLKTTISVILLIISLIIVVGLAELLSPAIEAGVKAADAPKAIVGIAIAMLVLLPEGYAAIRAAKANRLQSSLNLALGSALASIGLSIPTIAGIAIYFNLPLSLGISDLNMTLMYLTFFIGALTLAIGRTTLLQGVVHLIIFFEYLFLSLVP, translated from the coding sequence ATGACACTTCCTCTTGGCGAGCTTACCAGTCAAACCTGGTTTATTGCCGTCATGGCATGTGTCCTGATTGGTGGCGTGCTTGCAGCGGTACATCATGCAGAAGTAGTGGCCCACAAGACTGGCGAGCCCTATGGCGCGCTCATACTGGCCATTAGCGTCACCATCATCGAAGTAGCTTTAATCATCTCGATGATGCTTTCTGGTCATGATGGCTCGCAATTTATTGCAAGAGATGCAGTATTTGCTACTGTGATGATTGTGATTAATGGTGTGATTGGTTTATGCATCTTTGTTGGCGGCTTACATCATCATGAGCTGACATTCCGCAATGAAGGCACCAATTCTTCTTTAGCAGTGCTCACTGCGTTAGCCACATTCATTCTGGTAATGCCGATTGTAACTATTAGTACGCCAGGACCTGATTTCACCAAGAGCCAGCTTGCTTTTGCAGGCATTGCTTCTTTCGCGCTCTATGCCGCTTTCTTATTCTTCCAAACAGTCAGTCATCGCGACTACTATTTACCTCAAGCAGAAGATAAAAAAACCGATATTAACTTTCATGCGCTCAAGCCAAGTAATCTGAAAACAACCATTAGCGTAATCCTATTAATCATTTCTTTAATTATTGTTGTAGGTCTTGCTGAATTGCTTAGCCCAGCGATCGAGGCAGGCGTAAAAGCTGCTGATGCACCCAAGGCGATTGTAGGTATCGCGATTGCAATGTTGGTTTTATTGCCCGAGGGTTATGCAGCTATTCGAGCAGCCAAAGCCAATCGATTGCAAAGTAGCTTGAACTTGGCGCTTGGTTCAGCATTAGCCAGTATTGGACTATCCATACCAACCATTGCTGGAATTGCTATTTACTTCAACCTCCCACTCAGCCTTGGAATTAGCGATCTCAACATGACGCTAATGTATCTCACCTTCTTTATTGGAGCGCTCACACTAGCAATTGGCAGAACAACCCTACTTCAAGGCGTGGTACACCTAATTATTTTCTTTGAGTATTTGTTTTTAAGTTTGGTGCCTTAA
- a CDS encoding glycosyltransferase family 9 protein — protein MIEKRGSKFLKFVDRYIGLLILLALSFSLRVKRQLFPTKPSVSGAILLVCFGAIGDLIVLTTAARQILTGRKVYLACSKLNLPCAKLYEGFYAGISAVDIRNPLSLLKVCKEFRISQIVDSTQWANIGPMQTGIAVLFSSHMSSIGFKTHSAIRNSTYDLVVDHLGDIHEVANFMNLLAGRLIVNSNSQLPTLLPNLYQVKSCVPTRKVLLHMWPSGNRAYLKAWPSAYWQELAQYLVNAGYSVYISGAPVDYPSATHFIERTGLPLINLAGALDLKSLLYFFSEEIEFAVSVNTGILHLLVEAGVPVIGLHGGVNPERWGPLGANTVSLLPQSGKSAYLNYGFEYPESDSEAYSLDKLTVEQVIEAIENLHTKG, from the coding sequence ATGATTGAGAAGCGCGGCAGTAAATTTTTAAAGTTTGTGGATCGGTATATCGGTCTTTTAATTTTATTAGCTCTCTCATTTAGCTTGAGAGTCAAACGGCAATTATTCCCAACAAAGCCTTCAGTTTCTGGAGCCATACTTTTGGTTTGTTTTGGCGCTATTGGGGACTTAATTGTTTTAACTACAGCGGCCCGCCAAATTCTAACTGGTCGCAAAGTCTATCTTGCCTGTTCAAAACTAAACCTCCCTTGCGCTAAGTTATATGAAGGTTTTTACGCTGGTATTTCTGCGGTAGATATTCGTAACCCATTATCTTTGTTAAAGGTCTGCAAAGAATTTCGTATTAGTCAAATTGTAGATAGTACTCAGTGGGCAAATATTGGCCCGATGCAAACTGGTATTGCAGTCCTTTTTTCTTCTCATATGAGCAGCATTGGCTTTAAAACGCATAGTGCCATTCGAAACTCTACTTATGATTTAGTTGTTGACCACTTAGGCGACATTCATGAGGTTGCAAATTTTATGAATTTGCTGGCTGGCCGCCTGATTGTGAATAGCAACAGTCAGCTGCCAACACTTTTGCCCAATCTTTATCAGGTCAAATCATGTGTACCTACGCGTAAAGTGCTTTTGCATATGTGGCCATCTGGTAATAGGGCCTATTTAAAAGCTTGGCCTTCAGCTTATTGGCAAGAGCTGGCTCAGTATCTAGTAAATGCTGGCTATTCAGTCTATATAAGTGGAGCCCCTGTTGACTATCCTTCAGCGACTCATTTCATTGAGCGCACAGGGCTACCTTTGATCAATTTGGCTGGCGCCTTAGATTTGAAATCTCTCTTATATTTTTTTAGTGAAGAGATTGAGTTTGCTGTATCGGTGAATACAGGCATTTTACATCTCTTGGTAGAGGCGGGGGTGCCTGTTATTGGCTTGCATGGGGGCGTTAACCCAGAGCGCTGGGGCCCTCTTGGTGCAAATACAGTTTCTTTATTGCCCCAATCCGGTAAGAGTGCTTATTTAAACTACGGCTTTGAGTATCCGGAAAGTGATTCCGAGGCATATTCACTCGATAAGTTAACTGTTGAGCAAGTCATTGAGGCTATCGAGAATCTTCATACTAAGGGATAA